One region of Oryza sativa Japonica Group chromosome 10, ASM3414082v1 genomic DNA includes:
- the LOC4348492 gene encoding homeobox-leucine zipper protein HOX8, whose amino-acid sequence MKRPSCRGSSMAIIHDTSDQQEDNMRSYMDGGGAAAYEEEEEEVEDDDGGGGGGGGGGGGGLGEKKRRLAAEQVRALERSFEADNKLDPERKARIARDLRLHPRQVAVWFQNRRARWKTKQIERDFAALRSRHDALRLECDALRRDKDALAAEIADLRDRVDGQMSVKLEAVAADEHQPPPPPPPPPLAYNSKVVDGSTDSDSSAVFNEEASPYSGAAIDHHHHQTPASYDTAGFTSFFAPSTTLTSSLSFPSMFHASSHFDGHQELLVGGGGAGAVADADLGGAGFFAGDEHAGGLSWYGAEGW is encoded by the exons ATGAAGAGGCCCAGCTGCAGAGGCTCCTCCATGGCCATCATCCATGACACCTCTGATCAACAAG AGGACAACATGAGGTCGTacatggacggcggcggcgcggcggcgtacgaggaggaggaggaggaggttgaggacgacgacggcggcggcggcggcggcggcggcggcggcggtggggggctCGGGGAGAAgaagcggcggctggcggcggagcAGGTGCGGGCGCTGGAGCGGAGCTTCGAGGCGGACAACAAGCTGGACCCGGAGCGGAAGGCCCGGATCGCCCGCGACCTTCGCCTCCACCCTCGCCAGGTCGCCGTCTGGTTCCAGAACCGCCGCGCGAGGTGGAAGACCAAGCAGATCGAGCGCGACTTCGCCGCCCTCCGCTCCCGCCAcgacgccctccgcctcgagTGCGACGCCCTCCGCCGCGACAAGgacgccctcgccgccgagATCGCCGACCTCCGGGACAGGGTGGACGGCCAGATGTCCGTCAAGCTGGAGGCCGTGGCCGCGGACGAACaccagccgcctccgccgccgccgccgccgccactggcgTATAACAGCAAGGTGGTGGACGGCTCGACGGACAGCGACTCGAGCGCGGTGTTCAACGAGGAGGCGTCGCCGTACTCCGGCGCGGCCatcgaccaccaccaccaccaaactCCGGCGAGCTACGACACGGCGGGGTTCACCTCCTTCTTCGCGCCATCCACCACGCTCACCTcgtccctctccttcccttccaTGTTCCACGCGTCATCGCATTTCGATGGCCACCAAgaactcctcgtcggcggcggcggcgccggcgcagtgGCCGACGCCGACCTCGGAGGCGCCGGATtcttcgccggcgacgagcacgCCGGCGGCCTCTCCTGGTACGGCGCCGAGGGTTGGTAG
- the LOC4348493 gene encoding ras-related protein Rab11D: MAGGEKVDYVFKVVLIGDSAVGKSQILARFARNEFSIDSKATIGVEFQTRTLLIDHKSVKAQIWDTAGQERYRAVTSAYYRGALGALLVYDITKRQSFDHIPRWLEELRGHADKNIVIMLVGNKSDLEDERAVSTEDAKEFAEKENLFFLETSALQATNVENAFQTVLSEIFKIHSKKNMAADPKANGAAPSLAGKKVVVPGPAQEIPKSKCCSSM; the protein is encoded by the exons atggcggGCGGGGAGAAGGTGGACTACGTGTTCAAGGTGGTGCTGATCGGGGACTCCGCCGTCGGCAAGTCCCAGATCCTCGCCCGCTTCGCCCGCAACGAGTTCTCCATCGACTCCAAGGCCACCATCGGCGTCGAGTTCCAGACCCGCACCCTCCTCATCGACCACAAGTCCGTCAAGGCCCAGATCTGGGACACCGCCGGCCAGGAGAG GTATAGAGCTGTCACGAGTGCATACTACAGAGGAGCATTGGGAGCTCTCCTAGTCTACGATATCACCAAGCGCCAGAGCTTTGATCACATCCCTCGCTGGCTGGAGGAGCTCCGTGGCCATGCGGACAAGAACATAGTCATCATGCTGGTTGGCAACAAGAGCGATCTTGAAGACGAGCGGGCCGTGAGCACCGAGGATGCCAAGGAGTTTGCTGAGAAGGAGAACCTCTTCTTCCTGGAGACCTCCGCTCTGCAGGCCACCAACGTCGAGAACGCCTTCCAGACCGTCCTGTCAGAGATATTCAAAATTCACAGCAAGAAGAACATGGCAGCGGACCCAAAAGCAAACGGCGCTGCCCCATCGCTAGCAGGGAAGAAGGTCGTCGTCCCGGGCCCAGCGCAGGAGATCCCCAAGAGCAAGTGCTGCAGTTCCATGTGA
- the LOC4348496 gene encoding pyridoxine/pyridoxamine 5'-phosphate oxidase 1, chloroplastic isoform X1 has product MLTVAASALRNNKKSTAAACFSLAMPFLLSSPTPPPPPHSSSLPRSPSPRPRLPLPPPRRAALVTAAQDPRWRRAMASLAVSASASASGEEVTHLAQREAAEIDEQLMGPLGFSVDQLMELAGLSVAAAVAEVYKLGEHTRVLVICGPGNNGGDGLVAARHLHHFGYKPSVCYPKRTPKPLYSGLCTQLESLTIPFVPVEDLPANLSEEFDIIIDAMFGFSFHGTPRPPFDDLINRLVSLSAIDNSAKRPAIVSVDIPSGWHVEEGDINGGGFKPDMLVSLTAPKLCAKKFTGPHHFLGGRFVPPPIVSKYKLHLPPYPGTSMCVRIGKAPSVDISSLRENYISPELLENQVMPDPFDQFVRWFDEAVTAGLREPNAMALTTADKEGKPSSRMVLLKGVDKQGFVWYTNYGSQKAHDLSENPNAALLFYWNEMNRQVRVEGSVQKVPEEESEKYFHSRPRGSQLGAIVSKQSTIIPGREVLQQAYKELEQKYSDGSVIPKPDYWGGYRLTPKLFEFWQGQQSRLHDRLQYSLREVDRSTVWHIERLSP; this is encoded by the exons ATGCTGACCGTGGCGGCTTCCGCACTCCGCAACAACAAAAAATCCACCGCCGCGGCCTGCTTCTCCCTTGCTAtgcccttcctcctctcctcccccacccctcctcccccacctcactcctcctctctcccccggAGCCCtagccctcgccctcgcctcccgctcccgccaccccgccgcgccgccctcgtcaCCGCCGCGCAGGAccctcggtggcggcgggccaTGGCGTCGCTGGCCGTCTCGGcgtccgcgtcggcgtcgggggAGGAGGTGACGCACCTCGcgcagcgggaggcggcggagatcgaCGAGCAGCTCATGGGCCCGCTCGGCTTCAGCGTCGACCAGCTCATG gaGCTTGCGGGGCTTAGCgttgcggcggcggttgcggag gTTTACAAGTTGGGTGAACATACAAGGGTGCTAGTAATCTGTGGTCCAGGAAATAATGGTGGTGATGGTCTGGTAGCTGctcgtcatcttcatcacttTGGGTACAAGCCTTCTGTATGTTATCCAAAACGCACGCCCAAGCCTCTGTATTCTGGCCTTTGTACTCAG CTTGAATCACTAACAATCCCTTTCGTTCCTGTTGAAGACCTACCTGCAAATTTATCGGAGGAGTTTGACATCATTATTGATGCAATGTTTGGTTTTTCGTTTCATG GAACACCAAGACCACCATTTGATGATCTTATCAACAGGCTTGTTTCACTGAGTGCTATTGATAATTCTGCTAAAAGACCAGCAATTGTTTCTGTTGATATCCCTTCGGGGTGGCACGTTGAAGAGGGAGATATCAATGGAGGAGGGTTTAAACCTGATATGCTG GTATCATTGACTGCACCAAAGCTCTGTGCAAAAAAATTTACCGGTCCACACCATTTTCTTGGGGGTAGATTTGTTCCCCCACCTATTGTGAGCAAATATAAGCTTCATCTTCCTCCATATCCCGGTACCTCAATGTGTGTGAGAATTGGAAAAGCTCCATCTGTTGACATTTCATCTCTAAGAGAAAATTACATCTCCCCTGAACTTCTCGAGAATCAGGTGATGCCTGATCCATTTGATCAG TTCGTTAGATGGTTTGATGAAGCTGTTACTGCTGGTCTACGTGAACCAAATGCTATGGCTTTAACAACTGCCGATAAGGAGGGAAAACC TTCGTCAAGAATGGTTCTTTTAAAGGGTGTTGATAAGCAGGGATTTGTTTG GTATACAAATTATGGTAGCCAGAAGGCACATGATTTATCTGAGAATCCAAATGCCGCTCTGCTTTTCTACTGGAATGAGATGAACCGGCAG GTAAGAGTAGAAGGTTCTGTTCAGAAGGTTCCAGAAGAAGAATCTGAGAAGTATTTCCACAGCCGCCCACGAGGGAGTCAACTTGGTGCAATAGTCAGCAAGCAG AGCACTATCATTCCTGGAAGGGAAGTTCTTCAGCAGGCGTACAAGGAATTGGAACAAAAGTATTCTGATGG CAGCGTGATCCCAAAACCTGATTACTGGGGTGGGTACAGATTAACACCAAAACTTTTTGAGTTCTGGCAAGGCCAACAGTCTCGACTGCATGACCG GCTTCAGTATTCACTGCGAGAAGTAGATAGGAGCACAGTATGGCACATCGAGAGGTTGTCCCCTTGA
- the LOC4348496 gene encoding pyridoxine/pyridoxamine 5'-phosphate oxidase 1, chloroplastic isoform X2, producing the protein MLTVAASALRNNKKSTAAACFSLAMPFLLSSPTPPPPPHSSSLPRSPSPRPRLPLPPPRRAALVTAAQDPRWRRAMASLAVSASASASGEEVTHLAQREAAEIDEQLMGPLGFSVDQLMELAGLSVAAAVAEVYKLGEHTRVLVICGPGNNGGDGLVAARHLHHFGYKPSVCYPKRTPKPLYSGLCTQLESLTIPFVPVEDLPANLSEEFDIIIDAMFGFSFHGTPRPPFDDLINRLVSLSAIDNSAKRPAIVSVDIPSGWHVEEGDINGGGFKPDMLVSLTAPKLCAKKFTGPHHFLGGRFVPPPIVSKYKLHLPPYPGTSMCVRIGKAPSVDISSLRENYISPELLENQVMPDPFDQFVRWFDEAVTAGLREPNAMALTTADKEGKPSSRMVLLKGVDKQGFVWYTNYGSQKAHDLSENPNAALLFYWNEMNRQVRVEGSVQKVPEEESEKYFHSRPRGSQLGAIVSKQSTIIPGREVLQQAYKELEQKYSDGVIPKPDYWGGYRLTPKLFEFWQGQQSRLHDRLQYSLREVDRSTVWHIERLSP; encoded by the exons ATGCTGACCGTGGCGGCTTCCGCACTCCGCAACAACAAAAAATCCACCGCCGCGGCCTGCTTCTCCCTTGCTAtgcccttcctcctctcctcccccacccctcctcccccacctcactcctcctctctcccccggAGCCCtagccctcgccctcgcctcccgctcccgccaccccgccgcgccgccctcgtcaCCGCCGCGCAGGAccctcggtggcggcgggccaTGGCGTCGCTGGCCGTCTCGGcgtccgcgtcggcgtcgggggAGGAGGTGACGCACCTCGcgcagcgggaggcggcggagatcgaCGAGCAGCTCATGGGCCCGCTCGGCTTCAGCGTCGACCAGCTCATG gaGCTTGCGGGGCTTAGCgttgcggcggcggttgcggag gTTTACAAGTTGGGTGAACATACAAGGGTGCTAGTAATCTGTGGTCCAGGAAATAATGGTGGTGATGGTCTGGTAGCTGctcgtcatcttcatcacttTGGGTACAAGCCTTCTGTATGTTATCCAAAACGCACGCCCAAGCCTCTGTATTCTGGCCTTTGTACTCAG CTTGAATCACTAACAATCCCTTTCGTTCCTGTTGAAGACCTACCTGCAAATTTATCGGAGGAGTTTGACATCATTATTGATGCAATGTTTGGTTTTTCGTTTCATG GAACACCAAGACCACCATTTGATGATCTTATCAACAGGCTTGTTTCACTGAGTGCTATTGATAATTCTGCTAAAAGACCAGCAATTGTTTCTGTTGATATCCCTTCGGGGTGGCACGTTGAAGAGGGAGATATCAATGGAGGAGGGTTTAAACCTGATATGCTG GTATCATTGACTGCACCAAAGCTCTGTGCAAAAAAATTTACCGGTCCACACCATTTTCTTGGGGGTAGATTTGTTCCCCCACCTATTGTGAGCAAATATAAGCTTCATCTTCCTCCATATCCCGGTACCTCAATGTGTGTGAGAATTGGAAAAGCTCCATCTGTTGACATTTCATCTCTAAGAGAAAATTACATCTCCCCTGAACTTCTCGAGAATCAGGTGATGCCTGATCCATTTGATCAG TTCGTTAGATGGTTTGATGAAGCTGTTACTGCTGGTCTACGTGAACCAAATGCTATGGCTTTAACAACTGCCGATAAGGAGGGAAAACC TTCGTCAAGAATGGTTCTTTTAAAGGGTGTTGATAAGCAGGGATTTGTTTG GTATACAAATTATGGTAGCCAGAAGGCACATGATTTATCTGAGAATCCAAATGCCGCTCTGCTTTTCTACTGGAATGAGATGAACCGGCAG GTAAGAGTAGAAGGTTCTGTTCAGAAGGTTCCAGAAGAAGAATCTGAGAAGTATTTCCACAGCCGCCCACGAGGGAGTCAACTTGGTGCAATAGTCAGCAAGCAG AGCACTATCATTCCTGGAAGGGAAGTTCTTCAGCAGGCGTACAAGGAATTGGAACAAAAGTATTCTGATGG CGTGATCCCAAAACCTGATTACTGGGGTGGGTACAGATTAACACCAAAACTTTTTGAGTTCTGGCAAGGCCAACAGTCTCGACTGCATGACCG GCTTCAGTATTCACTGCGAGAAGTAGATAGGAGCACAGTATGGCACATCGAGAGGTTGTCCCCTTGA